In one window of Trachemys scripta elegans isolate TJP31775 chromosome 5, CAS_Tse_1.0, whole genome shotgun sequence DNA:
- the TRMT44 gene encoding probable tRNA (uracil-O(2)-)-methyltransferase — protein sequence MVKVWPEVTDPEKFVYEDVAIATYLLILWEEERAEKGLSKKQSFVDLGCGNGLLVHILSNEGYPGRGIDVRRRKIWDMYGPQTHLEECAIRPDDSYLFPNVDWLIGNHSDELTPWIPVIAARSSYSCCYFVLPCCFFDFHGKYNRRQSQKTQYREYLDFVTEVGLECGFSVEEDCLRIPSTKRVCLIGKSRTYPPLQEDRIDKQRTQYINNRQSCTGVTSDKTVGSNQCDSHHVVNCVVDQAVELECAANETKTDGDRVWWSGFQPREKVEQVRNCAALPRDFVDVVVLTVASLLLNAAQEKPWEHTLDVHLNTWNKGESLSLREVAEHLDKETLKRLKNEYGGLQTLLRNNHQVFEVLNGRVHIRDWREEKPSKRTKPEVKRRFSAEAFKTRLCWFFIHHPDGCSLTSESCPYAHGTEELRQSQIMKKKKHP from the exons atggTAAAG GTGTGGCCTGAAGTAACAGATCCTGAAAAATTTGTATATGAAGATGTTGCCATTGCTACTTATCTGCTG ATCCTTTGGGAAGAAGAGAGAGCAGAAAAAGGGTTGTCTAAGAAACAGTCTTTTGTAGACCTAGGATGCGGAAATGGTCTGCTGGTTCATATTCTGAGCAATGAAGGg TACCCAGGTAGGGGAATTGAtgtcagaagaagaaaaatatggGACATGTATGGACCACAAACGCATTTAGAG gaatgTGCAATCAGACCAGATGACAGTTATCTATTTCCAAATGTTGACTGGCTAATAGGAAACCATTCAGATGAGCTAACGCCATGGATACCTGTAATTGCAGCTAG GTCTTCCTATTCTTGTTGCTACTTTGTACTGCCTTGTTGCTTCTTTGATTTCCATGGAAAATATAACCGAAGGCAAAGCCAGAAGACGCAATACAGAGAATATCTTGATTTTGTTACAGAAGTAGGACTGGAATGTGGCTTCAGTGTGGAAGAAGATTGCCTTAGAATTCCCTCAACAAAAAGG GTATGCCTCATTGGGAAGTCCAGAACATATCCACCTCTGCAAGAAGATCGAATCGATAAACAGAGAACACAGTATATTAACAACCGTCAGTCCTGCACTGGGGTCACATCAGACAAAACAGTTGGATCTAATCAGTGTGACAGCCACCATGTTGTAAACTGTGTCGTTGACCAAGCAGTAGAGTTGGAGTGTGCTGCAAATGAGACCAAGACAGATGGTGACAGggtctggtggtctggatttcaACCCAGAGAAAAAGTAGAACAAGTCAGGAACTGTGCTGCTCTCCCTCGGGATTTTGTAGATGTTGTGGTTTTGACCGTGGCAAGTTTACTGTTAAATGCAGCCCAAGAGAAACCATGGGAACATACACTTGACGTACATTTGAACACCTGGAATAAAGGAG AAAGTCTTTCCTTGAGGGAAGTAGCAGAACATTTAGACAAAGAGACTTTAAAGAGATTAAAGAATGAATATGGAGGCCTCCAGACATTGCTCAGGAACAATCATCAGGTGTTTGAAG tTCTAAATGGAAGAGTTCATATTCGTGACTGGAGAGAAGAGAAACCCTCAAAGCGAACCAAGCCAGAAGTAAAACGAAGATTTTCTGCTGAAGCTTTTAAAACACGTCTCTGCTGGTTTTTCATCCACCATCCTGACGGCTGTTCTCTGACTTCTGAGTCTTGTCCATATGCCCATGGGACTGAGGAGCTGAGGCAGTCTCAgattatgaaaaagaaaaagcaccCATAG